From a single Octopus sinensis linkage group LG5, ASM634580v1, whole genome shotgun sequence genomic region:
- the LOC115212016 gene encoding U1 small nuclear ribonucleoprotein C produces the protein MPKYYCDYCDTYLTHDSPSVRKTHCNGRKHKENVRLYYQKWLEEQVQKLVDDTTAAFKAGKIASNPFQSTQQTTAAMIPPPTTLAGATKPPTTAPPAAPAAGPPVGAPVPGMSLMGPPPGTHLPPMMPTMTVGIRPPMGPPIGPPMAPMSTMVSAIPMRPPIVASTTATVVGGPPPGKIARK, from the exons CCTTCTGTGAGGAAAACCCATTGCAACGGAAGAAAACATAAAGAGAATGTCCGACTTTACTATCAGAAATGGCTTGAGGAGCAAGTCCAAAAGTTGGTCGATGACACCA CTGCTGCATTCAAGGCTGGAAAGATAGCATCCAACCCATTTCAGAGCACTCAACAAACAACAGCTGCCATGATTCCACCACCCACTACATTAGCAG GTGCAACAAAACCACCAACCACAGCTCCTCCAGCTGCCCCTGCTGCTGGTCCACCAGTTGGTGCACCTGTACCAGGAATGTCATTGATGGGACCACCTCCAGGTACACATCTACCTCCTATGATGCCTACTATGACAG tTGGTATCCGCCCCCCAATGGGACCTCCAATCGGACCACCTATGGCACCAATGAGTACGATGGTATCAGCCATTCCAATGCGACCGCCTATTGTGGCTAGCACCACAGCTACTGTTGTTGGAGGACCTCCTCCTGGTAAAATAGCAAGGAAGTAA